A DNA window from Sphingomonas changnyeongensis contains the following coding sequences:
- a CDS encoding ATP-binding protein, with product MLRFLSRIFWPFGRRTAAPPANARPDLEALRERRRARAEAMRAQAPAEDSSAGAADTASFPSFRSSAIERGGRGDASRLSRARTTLRDVFTPAQPVTERSRFAGRLGVLARLIEILEEQRSHVVIYGERGIGKTSLVHILAEIARDSRYLVIYASCGAYSSFEDIFRAVLQDIPQLYLRDVDPSAISGMGNGSLADRLPDSFDARQLGELCAQITGTRVIIILDEYDRAESDQFRLSVAELIKNLSDRAARVQLVLAGVASNLQELVGYIPSIRRNVIGLPMPRLSSEEVRALLKIGEDAAGVSFAPGAAAAIEALSNGSPYLVRLISHHASMLALDGDRLAIDEADVWAALDKIVDESAGRIDPRLIAAVAPYLAGADAPLVSAAARAASTPDGWFAPEDALSLITPERKDALAELLGALAAAGVIEHSAEAGRYRFREEPLPTYLWMRTARDAHRAERVSAPLPSRSAAL from the coding sequence ATGTTGCGTTTTCTGAGCAGGATTTTCTGGCCCTTTGGCCGCCGCACGGCCGCGCCGCCGGCCAATGCGCGGCCGGACCTGGAGGCGCTGCGCGAACGCAGGCGCGCGCGCGCCGAGGCGATGCGGGCGCAGGCCCCGGCAGAGGACAGCTCGGCCGGCGCGGCCGACACGGCGAGCTTTCCCAGCTTCCGGTCCTCGGCGATCGAGCGTGGCGGGCGCGGCGATGCGTCGCGGCTGTCGCGGGCGCGCACGACGCTGCGCGATGTCTTCACCCCGGCCCAGCCGGTCACCGAGCGCAGCCGGTTCGCCGGGCGTCTGGGCGTGCTGGCGCGGCTGATCGAGATTCTCGAGGAACAGCGCAGCCATGTCGTCATTTATGGCGAGCGCGGGATCGGCAAGACCTCGCTGGTCCATATCCTGGCCGAAATCGCGCGGGATTCGCGTTATCTGGTCATCTACGCCTCGTGCGGCGCCTATTCGAGCTTTGAAGACATTTTCCGCGCGGTGCTGCAGGACATCCCCCAGCTTTATCTGCGCGATGTCGATCCGAGCGCGATTTCGGGCATGGGCAATGGCAGCCTGGCGGACCGGCTGCCCGACAGTTTCGACGCGCGGCAGCTGGGCGAGCTGTGCGCCCAGATCACCGGCACGCGGGTGATCATCATCCTCGACGAATATGACCGCGCCGAAAGCGACCAGTTCCGCCTGTCGGTCGCCGAGCTGATCAAGAATCTGTCCGACCGCGCGGCGCGGGTGCAGCTGGTGCTCGCCGGTGTCGCGTCCAACCTGCAGGAACTGGTCGGCTATATCCCCTCCATTCGCCGCAACGTCATCGGCCTGCCGATGCCGCGCCTGTCGTCGGAGGAGGTGCGCGCGCTGCTCAAGATCGGCGAGGATGCCGCCGGCGTCAGCTTTGCCCCCGGCGCTGCCGCGGCGATCGAGGCGCTGTCCAACGGCTCGCCCTATCTGGTGCGGCTGATCAGCCACCATGCCTCGATGCTCGCGCTCGACGGCGACCGGCTGGCGATCGACGAGGCCGATGTCTGGGCCGCGCTCGACAAGATCGTCGATGAAAGCGCCGGGCGCATCGATCCGCGCCTGATCGCGGCGGTCGCGCCCTATCTGGCGGGAGCCGACGCCCCGCTGGTCAGCGCTGCGGCACGGGCGGCGAGCACGCCCGACGGCTGGTTCGCGCCCGAGGATGCGCTGTCGCTGATCACCCCCGAACGCAAGGACGCGCTCGCCGAACTGCTCGGCGCGCTTGCCGCAGCAGGGGTGATCGAACACAGCGCCGAGGCCGGCCGCTACCGCTTCCGCGAGGAACCGCTGCCCACTTATCTGTGGATGCGCACCGCCCGCGATGCGCACCGCGCCGAACGGGTCAGCGCGCCGCTTCCCAGCCGGTCAGCCGCTCTCTGA